A genomic region of Glycine max cultivar Williams 82 chromosome 15, Glycine_max_v4.0, whole genome shotgun sequence contains the following coding sequences:
- the LOC100797867 gene encoding dihydropyrimidinase isoform X1 produces MAMGLTSQLLLSLFISTLLLLLPSSLSQSNQFCDAGTSSKLLIKGGTVVNAHHQQVADVYVEDGIIVAINPTITVSFTLLSTTTFSFCSFLLSNFIGISQVGDEVTVIDATGKFVMPGGIDPHTHLEFEFMDTETVDDFFSGQAAALAGGTTMHIDFVIPHKGSLTAGFEAYEKKAKKSCMDYGFHMAITKWDETVSREMELMVKEKGINSFKFFMAYKGALMINDELLLEGFKKCKSLGALAMVHAENGDAVYEGQEKMIELGITGPEGHALSRPAVLEGEATARAIRLADFVNTPLYVVHVMSIDAMEEIAKARKSGQRVIGEPVASGLALDESWLWHPDFETAAKYVMSPPIRKRGHDKALQAALSTGVLQLVGTDHCAFNSTQKALGIDDFRKIPNGVNGIEERMHLVWDIMVESGQISVTDYVRLTSTECARIFNIYPRKGAILPGSDADIIILNPNSTFEITAKSHHSKLDTNVYEGRSGKGKIEVTIAGGRVVWENNELKVAPGTGRYIKMPPFSYLFNGIDKKDAFYLNSLQAPVKRAKSNT; encoded by the exons ATGGCCATGGGATTGACCTCACAACTCCTCCTTTCTTTGTTCATCAgtacccttcttcttcttcttccctcttCCCTTTCACAATCTAACcag TTTTGTGACGCTGGAACTTCATCCAAGCTGTTGATCAAGGGCGGCACCGTTGTGAATGCTCACCACCAACAGGTTGCCGATGTCTATGTCGAAGATGGTATCATTGTTGCCATCAATCCCACTATTACGGTATCTTTTACCCTCCTCTCTACTACCACCTTCTCTTTCTGTTCCTTTCTGCTTTCTAATTTCATTGGCATTTCGCAGGTTGGAGATGAGGTGACGGTCATAGATGCCACTGGCAAGTTTGTCATGCCAG GGGGCATTGACCCTCACACCCACCTAGAGTTTGAGTTTATGGATACGGAAACTGTAGATGACTTCTTCAGTGGTCAGGCTGCAGCATTAGCTGGTGGGACAACAATGCACATTGACTTTGTTATACCACATAAAGGAAGTTTAACGGCTGGTTTTGAAGCCTATGAAAAGAAGGCAAAGAAGTCTTGCATGGATTATGGTTTCCATATGGCTATTACCAAATGGGATGAAACTGTGTCAAGAGAAATGGAGCTCATGGTCAAGGAGAAAG GCATCAActcttttaagtttttcatGGCATACAAAGGAGCTCTTATGATCAATGATGAGCTTCTTCTGGAAGGATTTAAAAAGTGCAAGTCTCTTGGTGCCTTAGCTATGGTCCATGCAGAAAATGGAGATGCTGTGTACGAAGGTCaggaaaaaatgatagaacttGGAATAACTGGTCCTGAGGGACATGCTCTTTCACGGCCTGCAGTG TTGGAAGGAGAGGCAACTGCCCGTGCTATTCGTTTAGCTGATTTTGTGAACACTCCTTTATATGTGGTTCATGTAATGAGCATTGATGCAATGGAAGAAATTGCTAAGGCCCGGAAATCAG GACAAAGGGTAATTGGAGAGCCCGTTGCCTCTGGGTTAGCCCTTGATGAATCTTGGCTTTGGCATCCTGACTTTGAGACTGCTGCAAA GTATGTCATGAGTCCCCCTATTAGGAAACGAGGACATGATAAGGCCCTTCAAGCTGCCCTTTCAACAGGAGTTTTGCAG CTGGTAGGAACTGATCATTGTGCCTTTAATTCCACCCAGAAAGCTCTTGGAATTGATGACTTCCGGAAAATTCCTAATGGTGTCAATG GTATTGAAGAAAGGATGCATTTGGTATGGGATATCATGGTG GAATCTGGCCAAATATCTGTCACTGACTATGTCCGGTTGACAAGCACTGAATG TGCTAGAATCTTCAATATATATCCAAGGAAAGGAGCTATTCTTCCAGGATCTGATGCAGATATTATCATCCTCAATCCAAATTCAACCTTTGAGATAACTGCAAAGTCCCACCACTCCAAACTGGACACAAATGTCTATGAGGGAAGGAGTGGAAAG ggaaAAATCGAAGTGACTATTGCAGGAGGAAGAGTTGTTTGGGAAAATAATGAACTGAAGGTTGCTCCTGGTACTGGCAGATATATAAAAATGCCACCCTTTAGTTATCTGTTTAACGGAATTGACAAAAAGGATGCCTTTTATCTAAATTCCCTCCAAGCCCCAGTAAAGCGAGCCAAATCTAACACTTAA
- the LOC100776794 gene encoding dicarboxylate transporter 2.1, chloroplastic produces MESFALSASTSFSRFSQLHHRPRPVISRSQSLRSPITISQRFSFPSKPSSTFNFNFKFNRFSKPHYPIQASPSSSSSPPPPPPPPPPPPLQGAKPIPFIISISIGLIVRFFVPKPVEVTPEAWQLLSIFLSTIAGLVLSPLPVGAWAFLGLTASVVTKTLTFTAAFSAFTNEVIWLIVISFFFARGFVKTGLGDRIATYFVKWMGKSTLGLSYGLTFSEVLIAPAMPSTTARAGGVFLPIIKSLSLSAGSEPASPTSKKLGAYLIQNQFQSAGNSSALFLTAAAQNLLCLKLAEELGVIVPNPWVTWFKAASLPAVVCLLLTPLILYKLYPPEIKDTPEAPALAAKKLESMGPVTKNEWIMVGTMLLAVSLWIFGDTIGIASAVAAMIGLSILLLLGVLDWNDCLNEKSAWDTLAWFAILVGMASQLTNLGIVNWMSDYVAHNLRSFSLSWPASLAVLQAAYFFIHYLFASQTGHVGALYSAFLAMHRAAGVPGVLAALALGYNTNLFGAITHYSSGQAAVYYGAGYVDLPDIFKMGFIMAFINAIIWGGVGSVWWKFLGLY; encoded by the exons ATGGAGAGCTTTGCACTTTCAGCCTCAACCTCCTTCTCTCGCTTTTCCCAACTCCATCATCGTCCTCGCCCTGTCATCTCCAGATCCCAATCTCTCAGATCACCCATCACCATCTCCCAACGTTTCTCCTTCCCCTCCAAaccatcctccaccttcaactTCAACTTCAAATTCAACCGTTTCTCAAAACCCCATTACCCAATTCaagcttctccttcatcatcatcatcaccaccaccaccaccaccaccaccaccaccaccacctctccAGGGTGCAAAGCCCATCCCTTTCATTATCTCCATATCCATCGGCCTCATTGTTCGCTTCTTCGTTCCCAAACCCGTCGAAGTCACCCCCGAGGCCTGGCAGCTCCTCTCCATTTTCCTCTCCACTATCGCGGGCCTTGTTTTGAGCCCGTTGCCCGTGGGGGCGTGGGCCTTTCTGGGCCTCACGGCCTCCGTGGTCACCAAAACTCTCACCTTTACAGCGGCCTTCAGCGCCTTCACGAATGAAGTGATTTGGCTTATTGTGATTTCGTTCTTCTTTGCTCGCGGATTCGTGAAGACTGGGTTGGGGGATAGAATTGCGACGTACTTCGTGAAGTGGATGGGAAAGAGCACTCTGGGGCTGTCTTATGGGCTCACATTCAGTGAAGTGCTTATTGCGCCGGCAATGCCTAGCACCACCGCAAGGGCTGGTGGTGTGTTCTTGCCGATTATTAAGTCACTCTCACTCTCTGCTGGCAGTGAACCCGCAAGTCCCACATCTAAGAAACTCGGGGCTTACCTCATTCAGAACCAATTTCAG TCTGCTGGTAACTCTAGTGCTCTTTTCCTAACTGCTGCAGCTCAAAATCTGCTGTGTCTCAAATTAGCAGAGGAGCTTGGGGTGATAGTTCCAAACCCATGGGTTACTTGGTTTAAGGCGGCTAGTTTACCTGCtgttgtttgtcttcttcttacGCCATTGATTTTATACAAGCTCTATCCCCCtgaaatcaaagacacaccagaggcTCCTGCCCTGGCTGCCAAGAAACTGGAAAGTATGGGCCCTGTCACTAAAAATGAATGGATTATGGTTGGCACAATGCTTCTTGCAGTgtctttgtggatctttgg AGACACTATTGGTATAGCAAGTGCTGTAGCTGCAATGATTGGTTTATCAATACTCCTCCTATTAGGAGTCCTTGACTGGAATGACTGTTTGAATGAAAAATCAGCATGGGATACCTTAGCTTGGTTTGCCATTCTGGTAGGTATGGCAAGCCAGTTGACAAACCTTGGTATTGTGAACTGGATGTCTGATTATGTGGCCCACAACCTTCGGTCATTCTCTTTAAGCTGGCCGGCCTCACTAGCTGTTCTTCAGGCAGCGTATTTCTTCATCCACTACCTTTTTGCAAGTCAGACTGGACATGTGGGAGCTTTATACTCAGCATTTCTTGCCATGCATAGGGCAGCTGGGGTTCCTGGTGTTCTGGCAGCGCTTGCTTTAGGTTATAATACAAATCTTTTTGGTGCAATAACACACTATAGTAGCGGCCAGGCTGCTGTATACTATGGAG CTGGTTATGTAGACCTTCCGGATATCTTCAAAATGGGGTTCATCATGGCTTTTATAAATGCTATCATCTGGGGAGGTGTTGGCTCTGTCTGGTGGAAATTTTTGGGATTGTATTGA
- the LOC100797867 gene encoding dihydropyrimidinase isoform X2: MAMGLTSQLLLSLFISTLLLLLPSSLSQSNQFCDAGTSSKLLIKGGTVVNAHHQQVADVYVEDGIIVAINPTITVGDEVTVIDATGKFVMPGGIDPHTHLEFEFMDTETVDDFFSGQAAALAGGTTMHIDFVIPHKGSLTAGFEAYEKKAKKSCMDYGFHMAITKWDETVSREMELMVKEKGINSFKFFMAYKGALMINDELLLEGFKKCKSLGALAMVHAENGDAVYEGQEKMIELGITGPEGHALSRPAVLEGEATARAIRLADFVNTPLYVVHVMSIDAMEEIAKARKSGQRVIGEPVASGLALDESWLWHPDFETAAKYVMSPPIRKRGHDKALQAALSTGVLQLVGTDHCAFNSTQKALGIDDFRKIPNGVNGIEERMHLVWDIMVESGQISVTDYVRLTSTECARIFNIYPRKGAILPGSDADIIILNPNSTFEITAKSHHSKLDTNVYEGRSGKGKIEVTIAGGRVVWENNELKVAPGTGRYIKMPPFSYLFNGIDKKDAFYLNSLQAPVKRAKSNT; the protein is encoded by the exons ATGGCCATGGGATTGACCTCACAACTCCTCCTTTCTTTGTTCATCAgtacccttcttcttcttcttccctcttCCCTTTCACAATCTAACcag TTTTGTGACGCTGGAACTTCATCCAAGCTGTTGATCAAGGGCGGCACCGTTGTGAATGCTCACCACCAACAGGTTGCCGATGTCTATGTCGAAGATGGTATCATTGTTGCCATCAATCCCACTATTACG GTTGGAGATGAGGTGACGGTCATAGATGCCACTGGCAAGTTTGTCATGCCAG GGGGCATTGACCCTCACACCCACCTAGAGTTTGAGTTTATGGATACGGAAACTGTAGATGACTTCTTCAGTGGTCAGGCTGCAGCATTAGCTGGTGGGACAACAATGCACATTGACTTTGTTATACCACATAAAGGAAGTTTAACGGCTGGTTTTGAAGCCTATGAAAAGAAGGCAAAGAAGTCTTGCATGGATTATGGTTTCCATATGGCTATTACCAAATGGGATGAAACTGTGTCAAGAGAAATGGAGCTCATGGTCAAGGAGAAAG GCATCAActcttttaagtttttcatGGCATACAAAGGAGCTCTTATGATCAATGATGAGCTTCTTCTGGAAGGATTTAAAAAGTGCAAGTCTCTTGGTGCCTTAGCTATGGTCCATGCAGAAAATGGAGATGCTGTGTACGAAGGTCaggaaaaaatgatagaacttGGAATAACTGGTCCTGAGGGACATGCTCTTTCACGGCCTGCAGTG TTGGAAGGAGAGGCAACTGCCCGTGCTATTCGTTTAGCTGATTTTGTGAACACTCCTTTATATGTGGTTCATGTAATGAGCATTGATGCAATGGAAGAAATTGCTAAGGCCCGGAAATCAG GACAAAGGGTAATTGGAGAGCCCGTTGCCTCTGGGTTAGCCCTTGATGAATCTTGGCTTTGGCATCCTGACTTTGAGACTGCTGCAAA GTATGTCATGAGTCCCCCTATTAGGAAACGAGGACATGATAAGGCCCTTCAAGCTGCCCTTTCAACAGGAGTTTTGCAG CTGGTAGGAACTGATCATTGTGCCTTTAATTCCACCCAGAAAGCTCTTGGAATTGATGACTTCCGGAAAATTCCTAATGGTGTCAATG GTATTGAAGAAAGGATGCATTTGGTATGGGATATCATGGTG GAATCTGGCCAAATATCTGTCACTGACTATGTCCGGTTGACAAGCACTGAATG TGCTAGAATCTTCAATATATATCCAAGGAAAGGAGCTATTCTTCCAGGATCTGATGCAGATATTATCATCCTCAATCCAAATTCAACCTTTGAGATAACTGCAAAGTCCCACCACTCCAAACTGGACACAAATGTCTATGAGGGAAGGAGTGGAAAG ggaaAAATCGAAGTGACTATTGCAGGAGGAAGAGTTGTTTGGGAAAATAATGAACTGAAGGTTGCTCCTGGTACTGGCAGATATATAAAAATGCCACCCTTTAGTTATCTGTTTAACGGAATTGACAAAAAGGATGCCTTTTATCTAAATTCCCTCCAAGCCCCAGTAAAGCGAGCCAAATCTAACACTTAA